The following proteins come from a genomic window of Streptomyces sp. Sge12:
- a CDS encoding DUF4031 domain-containing protein yields the protein MTVYIDPPTWPGHGRMWSHLVSDVSYEELHAFAAGIGCPPRAFERDHYDVPSYRYADAVGAGAVEIGSKELVRRLTAAGLRRPKGRPAA from the coding sequence GTGACCGTCTACATCGACCCGCCGACCTGGCCGGGCCACGGCCGCATGTGGTCGCACCTGGTCAGCGACGTCTCGTACGAGGAGCTGCACGCCTTCGCGGCCGGCATCGGCTGCCCGCCGCGGGCCTTCGAGCGGGACCACTACGACGTGCCGTCCTACCGCTACGCGGACGCGGTCGGCGCCGGTGCGGTGGAGATCGGCAGCAAGGAACTCGTCCGCCGCCTCACCGCGGCGGGACTGCGCCGCCCGAAGGGCCGGCCGGCGGCGTAG
- the murQ gene encoding N-acetylmuramic acid 6-phosphate etherase: protein MTAHAELRAQLETLTTEAFRPELAEIDRLSTLDIARTMNAEDATVPAAVAAQLPRIAAAVDAIAERMARGGRLVYAGAGTAGRMGVLDASECPPTFNTDPADVVGLIAGGPSAMVRSVEGAEDSKELAAGDLTALGIGPDDTVVGISASGRTPYAIGAVEFARTRGALTVGLSCNAGSALAAAADHGIEVVVGPELLTGSTRLKAGTAQKLVLNLISTITMIRLGKTYGNLMVDMRSSNEKLRARARRIVALATGAPDEEIEAALAATGGEVKNAVLVVLGGVDGPTAAELLAASQGHLRAALARALAPTS, encoded by the coding sequence ATGACCGCCCACGCAGAACTCCGCGCCCAATTGGAAACCCTCACCACCGAGGCCTTCCGCCCGGAACTCGCCGAGATCGACCGGCTGTCCACCCTCGACATCGCCCGCACGATGAACGCCGAGGACGCCACCGTCCCCGCCGCCGTCGCCGCCCAGCTCCCGCGGATCGCCGCCGCCGTCGACGCGATCGCCGAACGGATGGCCCGCGGCGGCCGGCTCGTCTACGCGGGCGCCGGCACGGCCGGCCGGATGGGCGTCCTGGACGCGAGCGAGTGCCCGCCCACCTTCAACACCGACCCGGCCGACGTCGTCGGACTGATCGCGGGCGGCCCCTCCGCCATGGTCCGGTCCGTCGAGGGCGCCGAGGACTCCAAGGAACTGGCCGCGGGCGACCTCACCGCGCTGGGGATCGGGCCGGACGACACGGTCGTCGGCATCTCCGCCTCGGGCCGCACCCCGTACGCGATCGGCGCGGTCGAGTTCGCCCGTACCCGCGGCGCGCTCACCGTCGGGCTCTCCTGCAACGCCGGATCCGCCCTCGCCGCGGCCGCCGACCACGGCATCGAGGTCGTCGTCGGACCCGAACTCCTCACCGGATCCACCCGCCTGAAGGCCGGCACCGCGCAGAAGCTCGTCCTCAACCTCATCTCGACCATCACGATGATCCGCCTCGGCAAGACGTACGGGAACCTCATGGTCGACATGCGCTCCTCGAACGAGAAGCTGCGCGCCCGCGCCCGCCGCATCGTCGCGCTGGCCACCGGCGCCCCCGACGAGGAGATCGAGGCCGCGCTGGCCGCCACCGGGGGCGAGGTCAAGAACGCCGTCCTCGTCGTCCTCGGAGGGGTCGACGGGCCCACGGCCGCCGAACTGCTCGCCGCCTCGCAGGGCCACCTGCGCGCCGCCCTCGCCCGCGCCCTCGCCCCCACCAGCTGA
- a CDS encoding MurR/RpiR family transcriptional regulator, with the protein MRALGPSLPRSVQAVADAVAADPAACARLTVSALAEHTGTSEATVVRTARLLGYPGYRDLRLALAALAAQQESGAAPAVTVDIAVDDPLADVVAKLAHEEAQTLTDTAAALDLNQLAGAVTALATARRIDIYGVGASALVGQDLAQKLLRIGLLAHAHSDPHLAVTGAVQLRPGDVAVAITHSGTTGDVIEPLRVAFGRGATTLALTGRPNSPVTRHADLVLATSAARETQLRPAAMSSRTSQLLVVDCLFVGVAQQTYDTAAPALAASYEALAHRHTTR; encoded by the coding sequence ATCCGCGCCCTCGGCCCGTCCCTGCCCCGCTCCGTGCAGGCCGTCGCCGACGCCGTAGCCGCCGACCCCGCCGCCTGCGCCCGGCTCACCGTCTCCGCGCTCGCCGAGCACACCGGCACCAGCGAGGCCACCGTCGTGCGCACCGCCCGCCTCCTCGGTTACCCCGGCTACCGCGACCTGCGCCTCGCGCTCGCCGCCCTCGCCGCCCAGCAGGAGTCCGGCGCCGCCCCCGCCGTCACCGTCGACATAGCCGTCGACGACCCCCTCGCGGACGTCGTCGCCAAGCTGGCCCACGAGGAGGCGCAGACCCTCACCGACACCGCCGCCGCCCTCGACCTGAACCAGCTCGCCGGCGCCGTCACCGCCCTCGCCACCGCCCGCCGCATCGACATCTACGGCGTCGGCGCCTCCGCCCTCGTCGGCCAGGACCTCGCCCAGAAGCTGCTGCGCATCGGCCTCCTCGCCCACGCGCACAGCGACCCCCACCTGGCCGTCACCGGCGCCGTGCAACTGCGCCCCGGCGACGTGGCCGTCGCGATCACCCATTCCGGCACCACCGGCGACGTGATCGAACCGCTGCGCGTCGCCTTCGGCCGCGGCGCCACCACCCTCGCCCTCACCGGCCGCCCGAACAGCCCCGTCACCCGCCACGCCGACCTCGTACTGGCCACCTCCGCCGCCCGCGAGACCCAGCTGCGCCCGGCCGCCATGTCCAGCCGGACCAGCCAGCTGCTCGTCGTCGACTGCCTCTTCGTCGGCGTCGCGCAGCAGACCTACGACACCGCCGCGCCCGCCCTCGCCGCCTCCTACGAAGCCCTCGCCCACCGCCACACGACCCGCTGA
- a CDS encoding AraC family transcriptional regulator, with product MISALNRLVDLVEGHLAEELDVNGLAGGLGTTGYHLRRMFSSLAGMPLSEYVRRRRMTVAAADVVRGEDDLLSIAVRYGYGSTEAFGRAFRAVHGAGPRDVRRDGGPLRTQPRLRIRLTVEGSIPMDTRLIDRPAFRLVGHAARVPLIHQGINPHIQQHVTALPQEEHLRLKALGDTEPAGLLAVSDDLDPDGTEGSELTYLHGVAVSRDTRAPEDLDAIEVPAGMWAVFRTDGPHPQALQTTWAATATEWFPSNPWRLRPGPSIVAVLDRAADFSTATCELWLPVEPA from the coding sequence GTGATCTCGGCACTCAACCGGCTGGTCGATCTCGTCGAGGGGCACCTCGCCGAGGAGCTCGACGTCAACGGATTGGCCGGGGGGCTCGGCACGACCGGGTACCACCTGCGCCGGATGTTCTCGTCGCTGGCCGGCATGCCGCTCTCGGAGTACGTGCGCCGGCGCCGCATGACGGTCGCCGCCGCCGACGTGGTCCGCGGCGAGGACGATCTGCTGAGCATCGCCGTCCGGTACGGATACGGATCGACCGAGGCGTTCGGGCGCGCGTTCCGCGCGGTCCACGGCGCCGGTCCCCGTGACGTGCGCCGCGACGGAGGCCCCCTTCGCACACAGCCACGGCTCAGGATCCGCCTGACCGTCGAAGGGAGCATCCCCATGGACACCCGCCTCATCGACCGCCCCGCCTTCCGGCTGGTCGGACACGCGGCCCGGGTCCCGCTCATCCACCAGGGCATCAACCCGCACATCCAGCAGCACGTCACCGCACTGCCGCAGGAGGAGCACCTCCGGCTGAAGGCCCTCGGCGACACCGAACCGGCCGGCCTGCTGGCGGTCTCCGACGACCTCGACCCCGACGGCACGGAGGGGAGCGAACTGACCTACCTGCACGGAGTCGCCGTCTCCCGGGACACCCGCGCCCCCGAAGACCTCGACGCCATCGAGGTGCCGGCCGGGATGTGGGCGGTCTTCCGTACCGACGGACCGCATCCGCAGGCACTGCAGACGACCTGGGCCGCGACGGCGACCGAGTGGTTCCCCTCCAACCCGTGGCGGCTGCGGCCGGGCCCCTCGATCGTCGCGGTCCTGGACCGCGCGGCCGACTTCAGCACCGCGACCTGTGA